Below is a window of Georgenia soli DNA.
AGGCCGCCGTCGCCGCCGGTGCCGTGGTCTACCCCGGAGCGCTGCCACGGCTCGTGCGCCGCCTGCTGGAGGGTTGGGACGGCAGCGTCGAGCACCTCGACGAGTTCTCGGTCTAGCCCCCGGCGAGAGGTCATCTCCTCCGCGAGGCGTCAAGTTCTCCGCGAGGCGTCAACTCGTCCCTCGGACCGTGGTGAGGCCTCGTCACGCCTGATGTCTCGCGGGGGAGCTCGTGACATCTCGGGGAGGGAGTGACGTCTCGCCAGGACGGGGTGGAAGGAGCGGGCGCCGGACCGCACTAGACTGGCCGTTCGTGACAGTCCGCCCCACCGTCGGCGTGCTCGCCCTGCAGGGCGACGTGCGTGAGCACCTTTCCGCACTCACCCGTTCGGGCGCCGCCGCCGTCCCGGTCCGACGACCTGAGGAGCTCGCGACCGTCGACGGGCTCGTCCTGCCCGGCGGGGAGTCGACGACGATGGACAAGCTCCTGCGCGCGTTCGGCCTCTTCGCCCCGCTGCGAGAGCGCATCGCGGCCGGCATGCCGGTGTTCGGCTCGTGCGCCGGGATGATCCTGCTCGCGGACCGGGTGCTGGACCGCCCGGCCGACCAGCAGACGCTCGGCGGGATCGACATGACGGTGCGGCGCAACGCGTTCGGCCGGCAGGTCGACTCCTTCGAGCGGCCGCTGCACGCCCCCGCGCTCGAGGCCGGTGGCGGCCTTCTCCACGCCGTGTTCATCCGGGCGCCGTGGGTGGAGGAGGCGGGTCCCGGGGTCGAGGTCCTCGCCACCACCGACACCCCCGCCACGCCGCCGGGCCGCGGGCCGGGCGAGGGCACGGGTAGGATCGTCGCAGTCCGCCACGGCAGCCTGCTCGCGACCGCCTTCCACCCGGAGATCGGTGACGACACGCGCGTGCACCAGTACTTTGTCGAGCTGGTCCGCGAGAACGCCGTGGCCGCCACGCAGCACTCGAGCATCTGAGGAGCACACATTGGCCGGTCACTCCAAGTGGGCCACCACCAAGCACAAGAAGGCGGCGATCGACGCCAAGCGCGGCAAGCTGTTCGCCCGCCTCATCAAGAACGTCGAGGTGGCGGCCCGCACCGGCGGCGGTGACCCGGCCGGCAACCCGACCCTCTTCGACGCCATCCAGAAGGCCAAGAAGGCCTCGGTCCCGGCCGACAACATCGACCGCGCCGTCAAGCGCGGGTCCGGGGCCGAGAGCGGCGGTGCCGACTACGAGACCATCATGTACGAGGGGTACGCCCCCGGCGGCGTCGCCGTGCTCGTCGAGTGCCTCACGGACAACCGCAACCGCGCCGCCTCCGACGTGCGCGTGGCATTCACCCGCAACGGCGGCAACCTCGCCGACCCGGGCTCGGTGTCCTACCTGTTCACCCGGCGCGGCGTGGTCATCGTCCCCAAGACCGACGGCCTCACCGAGGACGACGTCCTCACCGCCGTGCTCGACGCCGGTGCCGAGGAGGTCAACGACCTCGGGGAGAGCTTCGAGGTGATCTCCGAGGCGGCCGACGTCGTGGCGGTGCGCACGGCGGTGCAGGAGGCCGGGCTCGACTACGACTCCGCGGAGGCGCAGTTCGTCCCCTCGATGGAGGTCGAGGTCGACGTCGAGGGTGCGCGCAAGGTCCTGCGGCTCATCGACGCGCTCGAGGACTGCGACGACGTGCAGAACGTCTTTGCCAACTTCGACGCCTCCGACGAGGTCATGGCCGCCCTCGACGAGGAGGACTGACCCGGCGGCACCGTCCCATCACCGCCTGCCGCGTGAGCGACACCGCCCGCCGCGGGCGGGGCGCTGCCCCGGTGCGTCGGTGGCGGGTGCGAGAGTAGGGCCGTGCGCATCCTCGGAGTCGACCCCGGACTGACCCGCTGCGGCCTCGGCGTCGTGGAGACGACCGGGACCGGACGGCGGGTCCGCCTCGTCGACGTCGGTGTCGTCCGCACCCCGGCGGAGCTCTCACCGCACCTGCGCCTCCTCGCGGTGGCGGAGGAGATCGACCAGTGGATCGACCGGCACCGTCCCGACGTCGTCGCCGTGGAGCGCGTCTTCGCACAGGCCAACGTCCGAAGCATCACCGGCACCTCGCAGGTGGCCGGCGTCGCGATGCTCGCCGCCGCACGGGCGCACCTGCCCCTCGCCCTGCACACCCCGAGCGAGGTCAAGGCCGCCGTGACCGGGAACGGTCGCGCCGAGAAGCCGCAGGTGCAGGAGATGGTCCGCCGCATCCTCGGTCTCGAGGAGAAGCCCCGGCCGGCGGACGCCGCGGACTCGCTCGCGCTGGCCATCTGCCACGCGTGGAGAGGGGGCGGCGTGGGCAGCGCGGTGCGCGCGCAGTACGGCGGCGCGGACACCCTGCCGCGCGCCGCCGGCCCGGGGCTGACCCCCGCCCAGCGCATGTGGGCGGAGGCCGAGCGCTCGGCGCGCCGGGCCGGGGCCGTCGCCCCCAAGGGGTAGTTTGGTCCGCAGTCGTACACGTGTTCGCGGCCGTCGGTGCCGGTCGGAGAGGGGCCGCGACAGTCGCGGCCGAGGAAGGACCTGAATGATCGCGTCTGTGACCGGGACGGTCGAGGCCGTCGGCCTCGACCATGCCGTCGTCGGTGTCGGCGGTGTCGGCATGCTCGTGCGGGCGACCCCGACGACGCTCGCCGGACTGACCGTGGGCCGCGAGGCCCGGCTCGCCACCTCCCTCGTCGTGCGCGAGGACTCGCTCACCCTCTTCGGCTTCGCGGACGACGACGAGCGCGGCGTCTTCGAGACTCTCCAGACGGTCTCGGGCGTGGGGCCGCGCCTGGCCCTGGCCATGCTGGCGGTGCACACGCCGGACGGACTGCGCCGCGCCGTCGCCGGCGAGGACCTCGCGGCACTGCAGCGCGTCCC
It encodes the following:
- the ruvA gene encoding Holliday junction branch migration protein RuvA → MIASVTGTVEAVGLDHAVVGVGGVGMLVRATPTTLAGLTVGREARLATSLVVREDSLTLFGFADDDERGVFETLQTVSGVGPRLALAMLAVHTPDGLRRAVAGEDLAALQRVPGIGRKGAQRIVLEIGDKLGAPGDGAAAAPVVEQGAGDAPEVVDALVQLGWSEKIASGAVASVMGRDEAPSDVPAILRAALQHLGGHARV
- a CDS encoding YebC/PmpR family DNA-binding transcriptional regulator; this translates as MAGHSKWATTKHKKAAIDAKRGKLFARLIKNVEVAARTGGGDPAGNPTLFDAIQKAKKASVPADNIDRAVKRGSGAESGGADYETIMYEGYAPGGVAVLVECLTDNRNRAASDVRVAFTRNGGNLADPGSVSYLFTRRGVVIVPKTDGLTEDDVLTAVLDAGAEEVNDLGESFEVISEAADVVAVRTAVQEAGLDYDSAEAQFVPSMEVEVDVEGARKVLRLIDALEDCDDVQNVFANFDASDEVMAALDEED
- the pdxT gene encoding pyridoxal 5'-phosphate synthase glutaminase subunit PdxT — protein: MTVRPTVGVLALQGDVREHLSALTRSGAAAVPVRRPEELATVDGLVLPGGESTTMDKLLRAFGLFAPLRERIAAGMPVFGSCAGMILLADRVLDRPADQQTLGGIDMTVRRNAFGRQVDSFERPLHAPALEAGGGLLHAVFIRAPWVEEAGPGVEVLATTDTPATPPGRGPGEGTGRIVAVRHGSLLATAFHPEIGDDTRVHQYFVELVRENAVAATQHSSI
- the ruvC gene encoding crossover junction endodeoxyribonuclease RuvC; translated protein: MRILGVDPGLTRCGLGVVETTGTGRRVRLVDVGVVRTPAELSPHLRLLAVAEEIDQWIDRHRPDVVAVERVFAQANVRSITGTSQVAGVAMLAAARAHLPLALHTPSEVKAAVTGNGRAEKPQVQEMVRRILGLEEKPRPADAADSLALAICHAWRGGGVGSAVRAQYGGADTLPRAAGPGLTPAQRMWAEAERSARRAGAVAPKG